A genome region from Streptomyces antimycoticus includes the following:
- a CDS encoding Cmx/CmrA family chloramphenicol efflux MFS transporter produces the protein MPVFLYVLALAVFAQGTSEFMLSGLVPGIAQDLSVSVGAAASLTSAYAIGMIVGAPVMAALSARWPRRRALAGFLAAFVVVHVIGAVTTDFAVLFGTRIVAAIVNAGFLAVAMSVATALVPAAQHARATAVLLSGVTLSCVAGVPAGALLGEWSGWRSAFWAVAALCLPALALVFRRAPADAAGREDVSIRREARVVAARPVRWAMVLAAVVNGATFATFAYLAVIATDITHLPRTAVPALLAAFGVGAFVGVTTAGRRADGEFGRGLLLAVCALPVGWAVLAATSPYAAPLFIVTILQGGLSFGIGSTLVTRVMRTASQAPSLGGSFATVALNAGAFLGPLIAGVVTETTGDYRGAVWVSVALAAMAVAAVAASRGWGARVGVEEAG, from the coding sequence TTGCCTGTTTTCCTTTACGTCCTCGCGCTCGCCGTCTTCGCGCAAGGAACGTCCGAGTTCATGCTGTCCGGTCTGGTGCCGGGCATTGCCCAAGACCTCTCCGTGTCGGTGGGAGCCGCGGCGAGCCTCACGTCCGCGTACGCGATCGGGATGATCGTCGGCGCACCGGTGATGGCCGCGCTGAGCGCGCGATGGCCGCGGCGCAGGGCGCTGGCGGGGTTCTTGGCTGCGTTCGTCGTGGTGCATGTGATCGGCGCGGTGACGACGGACTTCGCCGTGCTCTTCGGTACTCGTATTGTCGCCGCGATCGTCAATGCCGGTTTCCTGGCGGTCGCGATGTCCGTCGCGACGGCTCTCGTCCCGGCGGCGCAGCACGCCAGGGCCACCGCCGTTCTGCTGTCCGGGGTCACGCTGTCGTGCGTCGCGGGCGTTCCCGCGGGGGCGTTGCTCGGGGAGTGGTCCGGCTGGCGCTCCGCATTCTGGGCCGTGGCGGCCCTGTGCCTGCCCGCGCTGGCTCTGGTCTTCCGCCGGGCACCCGCCGACGCGGCGGGTCGAGAGGACGTGTCGATCAGGCGGGAAGCGCGCGTGGTGGCGGCGCGCCCGGTGCGGTGGGCCATGGTCCTCGCGGCGGTGGTCAACGGCGCGACGTTCGCGACCTTCGCCTACCTGGCCGTCATCGCCACGGACATCACCCACCTCCCCAGGACCGCCGTCCCCGCCCTTCTCGCCGCTTTCGGGGTGGGCGCCTTCGTGGGGGTGACCACGGCCGGCCGTAGAGCCGACGGCGAGTTCGGGAGGGGCCTGCTCCTGGCCGTGTGCGCCCTGCCGGTCGGCTGGGCGGTACTGGCCGCGACCAGCCCCTACGCGGCCCCGCTCTTCATCGTGACGATCCTCCAGGGCGGCCTGTCGTTCGGCATCGGCTCGACCCTCGTCACGCGTGTCATGCGTACGGCCTCCCAAGCTCCTTCGCTGGGCGGCTCGTTCGCCACGGTCGCGCTGAACGCGGGCGCCTTCCTTGGCCCGTTGATCGCGGGCGTCGTGACCGAGACGACGGGCGACTACCGGGGGGCGGTGTGGGTCAGCGTCGCGCTGGCCGCGATGGCGGTGGCTGCTGTTGCCGCTTCGCGGGGATGGGGTGCCCGCGTGGGGGTCGAGGAAGCCGGATAG
- a CDS encoding aldo/keto reductase, whose product MSLTLDTYRLLGRSGLRVSPLALGAATFGTESGWGAEQDEARKLFDRYVERGGNFIDTANTYSNGTSERMLGEFTRDNRESLVLATKYTTLRRPGDPNSAGSHRKSLFTSVEASLRQLNTDYIDLLYLHVWDFTTPVEEILRGMDDLVRQGKILYVAICNAPAWQVSRMQTIADLRGWSPLVALQIEYNLIERTGERDLIPMAHEMGLGVLPYSPLAGGVLTGKYSRDDLTAANVASDDGTRKSFNLALGTLTERNLAIADVVKEVATELGVTPAQVGLAWTLRNPTVTAPIIGARTPAQLEGNLGALSVDLTAAQLARLDEASAIGLGFPHDMLASDHIRNVTAGDLRLETRR is encoded by the coding sequence ATGTCGCTCACCCTCGACACCTACCGGCTGCTGGGCCGCTCCGGGCTGCGGGTCTCACCGCTGGCACTGGGCGCGGCGACCTTCGGCACCGAATCGGGCTGGGGAGCCGAGCAGGACGAGGCGCGCAAGCTGTTCGACCGCTACGTCGAGCGAGGCGGAAATTTCATCGACACCGCCAACACCTACAGCAATGGCACTTCCGAGCGCATGCTGGGCGAATTCACCCGCGACAACCGCGAAAGCCTGGTGCTCGCGACGAAATACACGACGCTGCGCCGGCCCGGCGACCCGAATTCCGCGGGCAGTCACCGCAAGAGCCTGTTCACCTCGGTAGAAGCGAGTCTGCGACAGCTCAATACGGACTACATCGATCTGCTCTATCTGCACGTGTGGGATTTCACGACACCGGTCGAGGAGATTCTGCGCGGCATGGATGATCTGGTCCGGCAGGGCAAGATCTTGTACGTGGCGATCTGCAATGCCCCGGCCTGGCAGGTTTCGCGCATGCAGACGATCGCCGACCTGCGCGGCTGGTCGCCACTGGTCGCGCTCCAGATCGAATACAACCTGATCGAGCGCACCGGGGAACGCGACCTGATCCCCATGGCACACGAGATGGGGCTGGGTGTGCTCCCGTATTCACCCCTGGCCGGCGGGGTGCTCACCGGCAAGTACAGCCGCGACGACCTGACCGCGGCGAACGTCGCATCCGACGACGGCACCCGCAAGAGCTTCAACCTCGCCCTGGGCACGCTCACCGAACGTAACCTTGCCATTGCCGATGTCGTGAAGGAGGTCGCCACGGAGCTGGGCGTCACACCCGCCCAGGTCGGGCTGGCCTGGACCCTGCGGAACCCGACCGTGACGGCACCGATCATCGGCGCCCGCACCCCCGCGCAGCTGGAGGGCAATCTGGGCGCCCTGTCGGTCGACCTCACCGCCGCCCAACTGGCCCGCCTCGACGAGGCCAGCGCGATAGGACTCGGCTTCCCGCACGACATGCTCGCCAGCGACCACATCCGCAACGTGACCGCAGGTGACCTGAGGCTCGAAACCCGCCGCTGA
- a CDS encoding polymorphic toxin type 24 domain-containing protein codes for MWLDALGLKCGIDLSQATPYRGRFPQTANPGEVLVRRKEDGSVTAYAVYDADGKPVKRVDISADSKPHNGVPPPHVVEMKKHVNPKTGEVYYNWDKNSTRPARPDEIPLPE; via the coding sequence GTGTGGCTTGATGCGCTTGGTTTGAAGTGTGGCATTGACCTGTCACAGGCCACTCCATACAGAGGACGGTTCCCGCAGACAGCAAATCCTGGCGAGGTCCTGGTCCGCCGTAAAGAGGATGGAAGCGTAACCGCATATGCTGTCTATGATGCTGACGGCAAGCCGGTGAAGCGTGTTGACATATCGGCGGACTCGAAGCCTCACAACGGTGTACCGCCACCACATGTGGTCGAGATGAAGAAGCATGTGAATCCGAAGACTGGTGAGGTGTATTACAACTGGGACAAGAACTCGACGCGGCCGGCCAGGCCGGACGAAATACCGCTCCCGGAGTGA
- a CDS encoding isoprenyl transferase: MAGRGFLGRQRREYRTPEPHPSGARPPKIPGELVPQHVACVMDGNGRWAKERGLPRTEGHKVGEGVVLDVLKGCLEMGVKNLSLYAFSTENWKRSPDEVRFLMNFNRDVIRRRRDEMDAMGVRIRWAGRMPKLWKSVAQELQVAQEQTKDNDAMTMYFCMNYGGRAEIADAAKALAEDVRSGRLDPSKVNEKTFAKYLYYPDMPDVDLFLRPSGEQRTSNYLIWQSAYAEMVYQDVLWPDFDRRDLWRACLEYASRDRRFGGAIPNEEQRKGDSPSA, translated from the coding sequence ATGGCAGGACGCGGTTTTCTGGGCCGACAGCGGCGCGAGTACCGGACCCCGGAGCCGCACCCGTCCGGCGCCCGGCCGCCGAAGATCCCCGGTGAGCTGGTGCCGCAGCACGTGGCCTGCGTGATGGACGGCAACGGCCGCTGGGCCAAGGAGCGCGGGCTGCCGCGCACCGAGGGGCACAAGGTCGGCGAGGGCGTCGTGCTGGATGTGCTCAAGGGCTGCCTCGAGATGGGCGTCAAGAACCTCTCCCTCTACGCCTTCTCGACCGAGAACTGGAAGCGCTCGCCCGACGAGGTGCGCTTCCTGATGAACTTCAACCGCGATGTCATCCGCCGCCGTCGCGACGAGATGGACGCGATGGGCGTACGGATCCGCTGGGCGGGCCGGATGCCGAAGCTGTGGAAGTCGGTGGCGCAGGAGCTCCAGGTCGCTCAGGAGCAGACCAAGGACAACGACGCCATGACGATGTACTTCTGCATGAACTACGGCGGCCGGGCGGAGATCGCGGACGCGGCGAAGGCGCTGGCGGAGGACGTCCGGTCGGGGCGGCTCGATCCGTCGAAGGTGAACGAGAAGACGTTCGCGAAGTACCTCTACTACCCGGACATGCCGGATGTGGACCTCTTCCTGCGCCCGTCGGGCGAGCAGCGGACGTCCAACTACCTGATCTGGCAGAGCGCGTACGCCGAGATGGTGTACCAGGACGTGCTGTGGCCCGACTTCGACCGCCGCGATCTGTGGCGGGCGTGCCTGGAGTACGCCTCGCGGGACCGCCGCTTCGGTGGGGCGATCCCGAACGAGGAGCAGCGGAAGGGCGACTCGCCGTCCGCGTAA
- a CDS encoding helix-turn-helix transcriptional regulator, whose protein sequence is MTTPTVDTTQELAAFLRARRERLDPRDLGLPSRRQARRTPGLRREEVAELAGVSVDYIVRLEQGRGLRPSADVVEALARALRLAPVERAYLFNLTQQRPRNADKPATSAAPPLAGLVADLSPLPAMLMNHRYDILAWNHEMTRVLLDFDTLPPAQRNAMWLCLMHPEIREFYVDRERVVREAIAHLRAAWATHPEDRALTDRIAEFIARDEEFARLWAERDIKVNGRGHKAMRHPDVGVIAVDFEVLIPLEDPEQRLVIFRPADEESQSALDRLCAR, encoded by the coding sequence ATGACGACCCCCACCGTGGACACCACACAGGAGCTGGCCGCGTTCCTGCGGGCCCGGCGCGAACGGCTGGACCCGCGCGATCTCGGTCTGCCGTCGCGTCGGCAGGCCCGGCGGACCCCGGGACTGCGCCGCGAAGAGGTCGCCGAGCTGGCCGGGGTCAGCGTCGACTACATCGTGCGGCTGGAACAGGGGCGCGGGCTGCGGCCCTCGGCGGACGTGGTGGAGGCGCTGGCCCGGGCGCTGCGCCTGGCCCCCGTCGAACGCGCCTACCTCTTCAACCTGACCCAGCAGCGCCCCCGCAACGCCGACAAGCCCGCCACCAGCGCGGCGCCGCCGCTGGCCGGGCTGGTCGCCGACTTGTCGCCGCTGCCGGCCATGCTGATGAACCACCGCTACGACATCCTGGCCTGGAATCACGAAATGACCAGGGTGCTCCTGGATTTCGACACCCTGCCTCCGGCGCAGCGAAATGCGATGTGGCTGTGCCTGATGCATCCGGAAATACGCGAGTTCTACGTCGACCGGGAACGCGTCGTGCGGGAGGCGATCGCCCATCTGCGCGCCGCGTGGGCCACGCATCCGGAGGATCGGGCATTGACCGACCGCATTGCCGAATTCATCGCTCGTGACGAGGAATTCGCGCGCTTGTGGGCCGAGCGGGACATCAAGGTCAATGGCCGCGGGCACAAGGCGATGCGGCATCCTGACGTCGGTGTGATCGCGGTGGATTTCGAAGTGCTGATACCGCTTGAAGATCCGGAGCAGCGGTTGGTGATCTTCCGTCCTGCGGACGAGGAGAGCCAGTCGGCATTGGACCGGTTGTGCGCACGGTGA
- a CDS encoding DUF6924 domain-containing protein produces MRLRLVEGRGWDHLHGGNVPALVPGGGPVPPVVVLADISVVYGGDGPLLVDLAVMPGRGVRVPPARLGEILAALLSGALAFEDLVRNMDVYGMYQGDGGRPAFPTPTVPPLRSFPALPSTDVALLVRTSFDDEDGWRALLDELGGADEDSWVGADLDPDEIDPEHYPLTALVVDDRAFEGLGPGQVPVLVPPTEHTTLVALADARTFAEPGRPLTVVDLYDTPGQSAVLPCRQVGSMACNLEISNMDFHEFVAVEGTVPWWEG; encoded by the coding sequence GTGCGGCTCCGCCTGGTCGAAGGCCGCGGATGGGACCACCTGCACGGCGGTAACGTACCGGCGCTTGTCCCGGGCGGCGGCCCCGTGCCGCCCGTCGTCGTCCTGGCGGACATCTCTGTGGTGTACGGCGGGGACGGGCCGTTGCTGGTGGACCTGGCGGTGATGCCCGGTCGCGGTGTCCGGGTCCCGCCGGCCCGGCTCGGCGAGATCCTGGCCGCTCTGCTGTCCGGCGCGCTCGCCTTCGAGGACCTGGTGCGCAACATGGACGTGTACGGCATGTACCAGGGCGACGGCGGGCGACCGGCCTTCCCCACGCCGACGGTGCCGCCGCTCCGGTCCTTCCCCGCACTGCCCTCCACCGACGTGGCCCTGCTGGTCCGAACCTCCTTCGACGACGAGGACGGCTGGCGCGCTCTGCTCGACGAGCTGGGCGGGGCCGACGAGGACAGCTGGGTCGGCGCGGACCTGGACCCGGATGAGATCGATCCGGAGCACTACCCGTTGACCGCGCTGGTCGTCGACGACCGGGCCTTCGAGGGCCTTGGGCCGGGCCAGGTCCCTGTGCTGGTCCCGCCCACGGAACACACCACGCTGGTCGCGCTCGCCGACGCCAGGACCTTTGCCGAGCCCGGCCGGCCACTGACCGTCGTCGACCTGTACGACACCCCGGGGCAGTCCGCCGTGCTTCCGTGCCGCCAGGTCGGCTCAATGGCGTGCAACCTGGAGATCAGCAACATGGACTTCCACGAGTTCGTCGCCGTGGAGGGCACAGTGCCGTGGTGGGAGGGGTGA
- a CDS encoding TetR/AcrR family transcriptional regulator, giving the protein MVRRNDERRAALVDAAIEVLAREGARGLTFRAVDTEAAVPAGTASNYFANRDDLLTQAGARVYERLQPDEATIARQRAAGRDRETYVELMRELVGRVASFRTGYLALLELRLEATRRPALRTVLTERVRADVDANVAYHEASGLPGDAMAVKLLILALNWLIVEQLTLPDVFTEAERDRLVAAAVERIVAAE; this is encoded by the coding sequence ATGGTGCGACGGAACGACGAGCGGCGCGCCGCACTCGTCGACGCGGCGATCGAGGTGTTGGCCAGGGAGGGCGCACGCGGCCTGACCTTCCGGGCGGTGGACACCGAGGCCGCCGTCCCCGCCGGTACGGCATCCAACTACTTCGCCAACCGCGACGATCTGCTCACCCAGGCCGGCGCCCGCGTCTATGAGCGGCTCCAGCCCGACGAGGCCACGATCGCCCGCCAGCGGGCGGCAGGCCGCGACCGGGAAACCTACGTGGAGCTGATGCGTGAACTCGTCGGCCGCGTCGCCTCGTTCCGCACCGGCTATCTGGCACTGCTGGAGCTCCGCCTCGAGGCCACCCGCCGCCCCGCGCTGCGTACGGTCCTCACCGAGCGAGTGCGGGCCGACGTCGATGCCAACGTCGCCTACCACGAGGCGTCCGGGCTCCCCGGTGACGCCATGGCCGTCAAGCTGCTGATATTGGCTCTGAACTGGCTGATCGTCGAGCAGCTCACCTTGCCGGACGTCTTCACGGAGGCGGAGCGTGACCGGCTGGTGGCGGCAGCGGTGGAGCGCATCGTGGCGGCGGAGTAG
- a CDS encoding dihydrofolate reductase family protein, which translates to MRKLVYYVAVTLDGRIAGPGGEYDFFPGGDEQQSAAYSAWTTTLFPETVPTAYRAAVGLADAPNRHFDTVVMGLGSYRPALDAGVGSPYAHLRQYVVSSTLKPDIDPAVTVVPGDPLALVRELKREEDTELDVWLCGGGKLAGALLPEVDELVIKNYPVVAGAGVPVFDGAFDPTIFDVAERTAFPNGVTLTHLTRR; encoded by the coding sequence ATGCGAAAGCTCGTCTACTACGTCGCCGTCACGCTCGATGGCCGCATCGCGGGCCCCGGCGGCGAGTACGACTTCTTCCCCGGCGGCGACGAACAGCAGTCCGCCGCCTACTCGGCCTGGACCACCACGCTGTTTCCCGAGACGGTCCCGACCGCCTACCGCGCCGCGGTCGGCCTGGCCGACGCGCCCAACCGCCACTTCGACACCGTCGTCATGGGCCTCGGCTCCTACCGCCCCGCCCTGGACGCGGGCGTCGGCAGTCCGTACGCGCATCTGCGTCAGTACGTGGTGTCCAGCACCCTCAAGCCCGACATCGACCCGGCCGTCACCGTCGTCCCGGGCGACCCGCTCGCCCTCGTACGCGAGCTCAAGCGGGAGGAGGACACGGAGCTGGACGTGTGGCTCTGTGGCGGTGGCAAGCTGGCGGGTGCCCTCCTGCCCGAGGTCGACGAGCTGGTGATCAAGAACTATCCAGTCGTCGCGGGTGCCGGAGTCCCGGTCTTCGACGGCGCCTTCGACCCCACCATCTTCGACGTCGCCGAACGCACCGCCTTCCCCAACGGCGTCACCCTCACCCACCTCACCCGCCGCTGA